From the Euphorbia lathyris chromosome 6, ddEupLath1.1, whole genome shotgun sequence genome, one window contains:
- the LOC136234189 gene encoding uncharacterized protein, producing the protein MDVKLAKFHEFVMGLSVHADMMSLDLPRAMARVARVPGESFWMDGASKMNLGIETLSALGVATANANMVFDICVNNEKVFREMEQGLRGAVAELEMVNAKLATTGELLERHEAKIANLSGQLAEEKKNNAELLQALSCDAEELCCRKLLLRLAML; encoded by the exons ATGGATGTGAAGCTGGCTAAGTTTCACGAGTTCGTCATGGGCTTATCGGTGCATGCCGATATGATGTCGTTGGACTTACCGCGGGCGATGGCCCGTGTTGCTCGGGTGCCTGGGGAGTCATTTTGGATGGATGGAGCCTCGAAGATGAATCTGGGGATAGAGACTTTGTCGGCACTTGGTGTG GCCACCGCGAATGCTAACATGGTATTCGACATTTGCGTAAATAATGAAAAAGTGTTTCGGGAGATGGAGCAGGGTCTGCGAGGTGCTGTGGCCGAGCTAGAGATGGTGAATGCAAAGTTGGCTACTACTGGCGAGTTGCTCGAGCGTCATGAAGCCAAGATTGCCAACTTGTCCGGCCAGCTGGcggaggaaaagaagaacaatgCCGAGCTGCTGCAGGCATTGTCGTGCGATGCCGAAGAGCTGTGCTGCCGTAAGTTGCTGTTGAGGTTGGCCATGCTCTAG